The nucleotide sequence gagcTTGAATAGTAattattcaatatacatgtatgactgtACCTACATTTTCTACCTTAAATGCTAGAACACAAGACCAAGTATTGTCCTAATAACAGGTATTTTCATAATGAATATGTccataaaataacataaaaataacaaTGTGCTCGTAAATAAAACAATGTAGACATTTCGCACATATATCATATTACACCTCTAATAACAGAAGCAATTGTGAAAGGTTTTTTATTCAGTGAGCTTTGTTTCATATTACTCAATTGTGAAGtgcaaatatatacatgtatttgattacTATGGATTTAGTATTGTTTGTGGGGTTACAAATCTCGTTGATTTCATGGATTAAGATTTACCATTTATTTTTAAGTGTTTAAGGAAATCCCAATTTCCTGCAGGCTTTTAAGCTTGTATGGAGAATTTGTTAAATACAGtgcaaatatccatgaaaatactttttttccttaatttacacaatttgtacccacaaaaataaaataatctgcAAATTGTaaaatctatttaattttatagttatgatcaacaaaagaattaaaaaaaattgtgtacacACTTTACAAATCACACTTGTCAGCGTATATCGACATGAGTAAATCAAAAATCAGAAATAGACAATACACATATTCTGTTGTGAATATGACAATGATGATGACAATGATGAAAATGGTTAATGATATCACATACAGTATTGAATGGTGAACACTATTAATATATtggcaaaaaataaataatatctaCAATCTGTCATATAATTATCAGATACACATCACAAAACAAATCCCTACTCTCACTGGTTAATATTGGGCTTGGTTGGATGTGTACATCTTTTTAATATTAGAGAGTTGATTAACTAagctattttcttttttacagcTAAAGCTACTCAACAACTTAAAGTCTGTACATAACTTCCTTACAGATTAAGATTTGATGAGATACCTAGTTTTAAAATTAAACTCGGTATCTCAACAAACCTTAAAATGTCAGAAATATGAATGCTAGAAAGTCAGAAGTACCAGCTAATATGAGTTTTACTGTACtctttaataatttaataatcaCTTTCTTACATCAAAAAGCATAATACTTTTAGACTTAttaagcaaaaaaacaaaacaatttctaAACTAAGTATCTTGCGAActctaaaatgtcaaaaatatttcaAGTATCAAACAATAGTGATCTCATTCTGATCAGCTAAGATGAGTTTTAATGCAATCTTTGATAATTATCACTGTTTTTTCCATTGAAAACCCCAGACTTAAAGATTTATTAAGCAAACATTATAACATATTCTTATCTTTCCTATTTGAGGGGAGCCAgtataaaaatattcattgaaATATCAAAATCGAAATGAAAGTAAATACTCACAACTTTTAAAGTCCTGAGTGTACTATAATAATTACCATACAACACCAATAACTATAACTCTTTGTGCATTGTTGTGCATGTTTAAAtccaaataaattaaatatttaaaacaattcatcATCATAACTGACTATTAACAGCATCTAATGTAATATCTGGGCTAGACTGTTCTTTGGTTAAGTTTATAGAAGTACGACTTGTACGAATAGGAGGGACATCGTCTTTATCAGCAGCATCACAGATTCTTTGGACTAGGAAGTTAAATGGTTCAGGTCTGTCGGCATATACATGATGTCCAGCACCCCGCACAACCTGAAATCAAACAGTTGCAATAATTACATCTTATACTCATTGCATTGATAAAATCTTCAGTGTTTTCctaatatttttaattcaaattccctCCCAGAGTTTTTTTAGAGTTGAATCTCATCTGAAGAGTGCTATTCAacatgttaaaaagaaaaaaaaatcatttgatttgtcTAAACTAAATTTTCACACTAGGGTATTTTAGGGTGAGTCCTGGGATTGCCcactttttttaaagttatgaggttataatttaattttggatgtaacacgtcttctgattggctgacatccttttgtttatcatatcatagacacaattttgtcatgtgacaaTGACGTCATCAaccttttttaatgatttatgctggtttaaaatggaatttagaattaaattataagaaataactgtaatattttgtcagtctattcaaaataacataaaaaatatggtgcacatTGTTAATAACCCACTACaagcgttattcagtgtgcaccacattcatagacagaaaaaatattacagtcattccttaattttaaaaatacacatgTAATTCTGATCTGAACTATGAAAGTCTATGTGGAATTTCTTATGCAGTTGATGTCTGACagccattgtcatgattgtaggTTTTTGCTTGCTGGGTCTTCCATGAATGGAATGTCAGAATACAATTTTAACAATTAAGCTAAATGAGTTTAACAGaatataatatacaaacaaaacaaatgtaaCCCCTCAAAATCCTTTTATACCATGgccagtacatacatgtatatagaagtACTGTCAATGCATGGGTTCATGAAATGGCACATAAAAACTGAAAAATGcacataaattgtaaaatgaaagTCATTAAAAAATTGTTTGCTAATACTTATTCAAATTTTACAGCAATGTGTTTGATGCAAATTATGATAAAGGGGTGTCGGAGTAGAAACtcaaaacaataaaacttttatAACGTTCAACACATCTTTTAATGGGTATCAATTTACCTGTACATCTACATAACTCTCGTGGCGTAAGTATTTGGCATGAAATCCAGTATTACTATCTACCCATGACCTTGAACCATAAATGAAGGTTACTGGTAAATCATCTTTGATTTCTCCTACTCTGTGCATCATTGGTCTCTTTGCCCAACCAAATGAGGTGTTCATAGTTTTGAATGCAGACTCACcactgtaaaacaaaaataatttgtatacatgtatttaaacaaaCTCAATGCTGAATATGAAGGCATCATAGTTAtttagttgttgttgttgtttttttctctagGGATGGGTATCTAgtatagaattaaactttttcagAGCATCATTCAACAATTTTCTTCATAAGGGGATTGAATTAAATATTGTCTGAATCTGAATGTATGTAACATGAACCCCATTCTTGAAAAAAATCCTTTCATACAGATCTAGAGGCATTTTATGTTTACATTGTTTGCCACATGATTTTGTAATGTGaacagttagttttctcgtttgaattgttttacatagtcatttcggggccttttatagctgactatgcggtatgggctttgctcagttgttaatttctgtgtcattttggtcttttgtggagagctgtctcattggcaatcataccacatcttcttttttatattaagtacaTATAATCAATAAATTGCTTGACAAATGAATGAACAGGATAGAACAAATGTTCAACTCACTGCACTAAAGTTGTGTGTATATGAACTCTCAAACTCAGCACAGAAGATGACTGACAAATTGGTAACTAGCTAGTGGCTAGGGATTCAAAAGCATTTGGTATAATTTTTActctaaaaatgaaaatttgtacctttctatgatcatgatgatatgcttcctttaaatttcaattttttatgataaCTATGTCTTATGAAACCCATGATCTAACTGCTTTCTACACAAACTCCTTTcttttgacaaataaaattgagaaaggaaatggggaatgtgtcaaagggacaacaacccgaccatagagcagacaacagccgaaggccaccaatgggtcttcaatgtagcgagaaactcccgcacccgtaggtgttcttcagctggccccttaaaaaatatgtttactagtacagtgataatggacgtcatactaaactccgaattatacacaagaaactaaaattaaaaatcatacaagactaacaaaggccagaagctcctgacttgggacaggcgcaaaattgcggcggggttaaacatgtttatgagatctcaaccctccccctatacctctagccaatgtagaaaagtaaacgacCATGGCAACTTAGAACTACATTTGTACTACTAATAATACAAGTTTGATATGGGTTTATTCTAAATTTCAATTTATATCTATAGTATATATAaagtatgtatatttgttttgctcattattgaaggccgtacagttgtGAACTTCTACCTTTGGCAGAGAATTGTCTCATTCGAGtcatgacaatcataccacatcttctcttttcaTATTTTATCACCACCTTTGACTGCATGTGTAACTTTTTCTTTCTGGCTGGGTTTGTAATAGGCAATATTTAGCAacgtttagttttctatgttgtaatatGTAGACAAttgttttcatcaaataaatttttcAAGATACCCATAATATGACGCAAAAGAAACTGCAATTTTACAGACCAAGAGACATGAGAGACACAACTTCTGCCTAGCTTGAAGAGGCTAAAATAAATCCAGATAAATATTGACATTCTAATCTGATATGGACATGTATGGAATGGCATTTTATTATATTTGGTAACTACTCTATGATTTTAAGTTGAAAAAGTTGCCCATCATCATTTACCAgagattttagaaaaaatatatttcttttcattttattttattcattttttttgtaaagtaatACACAAGATTGAGATGTGTACCCCTTTTGACAAGAGTAGTTTTGAGTAGATcacttactacatgtactatggatttatttttttttaaagatacagtcgactccggccaatcggatacccaaaatgtcagctaaaaatatctgATTGTCCGATATATTCAATTAGCCGATGAACGTATATTCCTccaagttttttttcttcaaaattgacAGATACAACCCTAAGATACCAATAGCTATTATAGCTGCTTTATTAATGGAAATTTGTAACTAATCTCATTGTTTTTTCAGGTACAAGTTCGGATAATTTcgatttttgtggattttgttgATGCAGATGAACCATGAATTTGAATTCTCAATAAAGTACAAATTTCCTATAGGTTTGTATACagacttttgtaaaaaaaaaatatcaatgaaactataattttccttaatccacaaaatTAGTACCCAACAAATGAATCCACATAATCCTTAAGCTCATTAATGTTTGACTTCAGTTAACTGTTTAGAaaacatttaaatactttttcGTAATCTATGTTTTGCTAATAATCTGTTATGGTGAtcaaagataatcttaggtaaacaatCCTTGATAAAGATCATCATAAATCAATATATAGTGGTCAATGACAGGACATTTAATTATAGCCTATAATTTATAGGTGTATTGTCAGATaaacttgcaatacatttaaaTTCCTGAgatcatacatttgtattttgaaatacatgtatatttgtatgaGATAACTTACATAATTTAAATGCTTTCGTTAACCTTTGGacaagaaatttggtttcagacAATAGAAATTTCAACTAAACCATTTTTACTACTTATCAACAATGATCAAGagtcaaaatacatattttttatggacAAATGATTGAACAGGGGGATAATTTTGACTCATAATGTGAAATTTCATGTCAAATAAGTTTTAGACAAGATTTGAccatatatcatgatatatagTATTATGAATATGGGTATAACTGATTGTTTACATGATTAGTTCATAAATATtgcaaattaatattttgttgtgCATTTTTTCTGCCTTTTGTACATTGCACTTGATCATGTTTTTATAACAAAGAGTTATTATAAGTAGCCAATCTGACCACAACTCAACAATCAATATTGATATAGTTTTTTAGTATACCTTGGGGTCTGTGCATTACAATGGTAGATGTAATAGTTTTTTAGTATACCTTGGGGTCTGTGCATTACAATGGTAGATGTAATAGTTTTTTTAGTATACCTTGGGGTCTGTGCATTACAATGGTAGATGTAATCAAAGATAGTATCATCCTCTTCCGATTCACCAAACTTTCTTTGTAAGTCAGGTCGAAATTTCTTTACCAGTACTGGTCCTGCAacattcaattgttttttttaaggaaaattcTTGAATTAGATCAACATTTTTACTTGAAATAATGAATTGAACAGATCATTCAATGTAACATACTATTGGATATCTATCTCACtgatatgaataaaaggaaaCCTGTAATATACTTGAATGAGCCATATAAGAATTTATAATGCATTTTTGAAACGtactatttttgacatttgatatGACAATGATTGTTTTAGGTATCTTTTATTAGCGTTTACAAGGATGTTGTGACTGAGAATCAAAAGACCAAAGAGTTTACCCCTTTTTCTATCTTAAgcattttgtttttgatgttacTTTCTATCACTGACCAATAccatgaatacatgtatatattttttgtatgattttcCTGACAATACACATAAAAAACTACAAGAAATTATAATTAGTGACAGAAAATTCATTGTGttgttataaataaatagaaatgtgTATGCATTGTGAGAGGCCATGTCTGTCAGTTCATCCTGAACTGACCTATAACCATACATGTATGTGCTCATTTTAAACATTAATTTCTGCCTTGACTTCAATTCAAATCCGTCATCCTGTGTTTAATCTGTATGTACaacatacatgatatacatgatataccacATTCAAATTGTTTTAGTTTTACCCACAATTAAGAACTTACTATCATCATGTTCGTACACTtatatttaagatgaaaaaaagtataAACCAGTGTTAGCCTTCATGTGTTcacatttttatcatgtttattatctataataattttgataatttttttcttcttaatacAAGTTATTTCCATGCTTATCTTTTTATTACAAGTATTCAATTCCTTTATTTCTAGCACAGTTTACACTAACCCCAAGGCCCAGCAACTCTAAGAGCTGCAAGTGGATTGAACGGAGAAATGACAGCACCAATAACTCTAATCCATGTAGGAATCCGATTTGCAGAGTCCGGTGGTTTGTCTGGGAATCCCCAAGGATCTGCTAGCACTAAATGTTTTACTCTTTCTGGATATTTCAAGGCATAAGATGAAGACACATAAGCTCCAAGGCTATGTCCTAGTAACACAAATTTATCAAGTTTCATTTGTTTTCTCCATTCTTCTAACGATTCGACAAATTCGTCTTCAGCTTGTTCTGGTGTGTAACTGAATGTTGGTCTAGAACTCCGACCAAACCCAAGCAAGTCAAATGCATATAAAGGTCTATTGTTTGCAAGTTCGTCTATATTTCGTGACCATAAGCCTATCCCTCCTCCCATGCCATGAACCATCACTAACGGCATATTTTTATGGTCCTTATTCACTGTCATAGTCCATAATCTATGTTGTTTTGAAGGAAGATACACATACTTTGTATCAAATGCCAATTTTATGAATTCTGAAATATAATAAGtcagatacatgtacaaacatgtaGTATAAACTATTGTGTAATTCAAGtagaaaaatattcaaatgaGTAAGTTAGCATTACAACAAAcaatataatttcatattttaatataaaaatgatgaaaagtagATCCTGAAAATACAttctgtaatacatgtacatgtatttgtaatttctttaaaacaaatcgtgttgaAAAACTAAGAAAAAAGTGTTACACCATTGTAGTTTTCAAAGAAAAGGCATGATCTGcattgtacatcatgtacattgtacatgtggAATATTCGTGAGctgtattttaaaaatgtatgaatCGAATCAATAATATTCTTACTGATGAGGTAAATGTAAGGATAGACTGATATATCTATACTAAAGTTTcagttgcaaatattacacacATATCCTGGACaaatatatcatgaatatatatgttaatgatacatgtacaggCTGTTGCGTGATAATGTTTGTATGTTTAAATGATGCATGCTTTGCCTTGTTTTCAGAAAAGCAGCAAATataaatgttaaagtttttggattGATATGGCCAGTGgacaaggtaaaaaaaaatggcatgcATCCAGTAGTCAAACTGATGGTATGTTTTTACCTATAAATCAGTCTGTGACAAAAGCTTTTTATCTACTAGTCTGAACACTAAATATCAAAACGTGTCCCTATATGACTATATAGTCCGAATAAATATATTTACTAGTTTGGGGCATCTGACTAGTGGCTAGCAGTGCAGACTGTAAATGTATATGAAGATTTTTTTACTAAACATATTAGCATGaccaacaaaacatttttttacatgaaCATAGATGTACATAAGATTAGACATGAATGACAGGAAGTAATGACATTCAGGTGATCAACAAttataaatacatacatgtatgtatattttacatttcacagccttttatagctgactatggagAATAAGTTTTGCTCATAATTAAAGGCcatacagtgatctatagttTTTAATTCGTTTCATTTgatctcttatggagagttgtctcattggcaatcataccacatctttttttttaatatgtccaTAGTTTCATGACCttcagaaaattttgattttatttgggaTCTTCCACTTTGTTCAGTTGtctatattacatgtacaagatGCATTAATATCTTATAAATACTTATAACTTTTATTTAGTACATACTGTTGAGGAGTTTGGTTTCTGCTTGTGCTAAATGCATCATTGAGGATGGAACCCAAGTAATCCAAGTACTTGGGGACATCCAGCTAAATCTGAAAcgataaaatgaaatattcattaatttattAGCACTTTTCtactaaacaagaggctctcaagagcctgaattaCTCACCTTGATTTTTTGGCATTCATCTTTCCTTTAAGAGTTTAAGTGTccaattttatcatattttttttgttttgtttaatatatagtAATAAGTCGCAGTGtttgaaaatgcagttttttgtcagactttcttcaaaagcaaaagaaaaaggtGTTTGATGTGAGATTTTGAAGTCTGTTAAGTTTGAAggtgattaacatgattaactgcAGTTGACTTGAAGATGTTTACATCAACATTGATTAATCTGTGGCATATAACTGTCTCATTGATTATCATACAAGatatcttcttttctatatttggttcaagataataaccaaaaactgcaaaatttactttaaattaccaatttagtggcagcaacccaacaatgggttatttttatctgaaaatttcaggactgatagaactttaccttataaacacttttaccccatgtcagagtTGCTCTAACTGCTccagtttttgaaatataagccaaaaactgcattttacccctatgttttatttttagcaatggcggccatgtttttacGCAACAGAAAATAACACACACACTTTATTCTAGACACCCTAAGGAACAATCAAgttaagtttggttggaattggttgagtggtttcagaaaa is from Mytilus galloprovincialis chromosome 6, xbMytGall1.hap1.1, whole genome shotgun sequence and encodes:
- the LOC143080270 gene encoding (Lyso)-N-acylphosphatidylethanolamine lipase-like isoform X3, yielding MSPSTWITWVPSSMMHLAQAETKLLNKFIKLAFDTKYVYLPSKQHRLWTMTVNKDHKNMPLVMVHGMGGGIGLWSRNIDELANNRPLYAFDLLGFGRSSRPTFSYTPEQAEDEFVESLEEWRKQMKLDKFVLLGHSLGAYVSSSYALKYPERVKHLVLADPWGFPDKPPDSANRIPTWIRVIGAVISPFNPLAALRVAGPWGPVLVKKFRPDLQRKFGESEEDDTIFDYIYHCNAQTPSGESAFKTMNTSFGWAKRPMMHRVGEIKDDLPVTFIYGSRSWVDSNTGFHAKYLRHESYVDVQVVRGAGHHVYADRPEPFNFLVQRICDAADKDDVPPIRTSRTSINLTKEQSSPDITLDAVNSQL
- the LOC143080270 gene encoding (Lyso)-N-acylphosphatidylethanolamine lipase-like isoform X2, translated to MDQEVVTADNSKRFSWMSPSTWITWVPSSMMHLAQAETKLLNKFIKLAFDTKYVYLPSKQHRLWTMTVNKDHKNMPLVMVHGMGGGIGLWSRNIDELANNRPLYAFDLLGFGRSSRPTFSYTPEQAEDEFVESLEEWRKQMKLDKFVLLGHSLGAYVSSSYALKYPERVKHLVLADPWGFPDKPPDSANRIPTWIRVIGAVISPFNPLAALRVAGPWGPVLVKKFRPDLQRKFGESEEDDTIFDYIYHCNAQTPSGESAFKTMNTSFGWAKRPMMHRVGEIKDDLPVTFIYGSRSWVDSNTGFHAKYLRHESYVDVQVVRGAGHHVYADRPEPFNFLVQRICDAADKDDVPPIRTSRTSINLTKEQSSPDITLDAVNSQL
- the LOC143080270 gene encoding (Lyso)-N-acylphosphatidylethanolamine lipase-like isoform X1, coding for MVHFLRSIFDAAYHVTGLLFSWMSPSTWITWVPSSMMHLAQAETKLLNKFIKLAFDTKYVYLPSKQHRLWTMTVNKDHKNMPLVMVHGMGGGIGLWSRNIDELANNRPLYAFDLLGFGRSSRPTFSYTPEQAEDEFVESLEEWRKQMKLDKFVLLGHSLGAYVSSSYALKYPERVKHLVLADPWGFPDKPPDSANRIPTWIRVIGAVISPFNPLAALRVAGPWGPVLVKKFRPDLQRKFGESEEDDTIFDYIYHCNAQTPSGESAFKTMNTSFGWAKRPMMHRVGEIKDDLPVTFIYGSRSWVDSNTGFHAKYLRHESYVDVQVVRGAGHHVYADRPEPFNFLVQRICDAADKDDVPPIRTSRTSINLTKEQSSPDITLDAVNSQL